The DNA region TTTTAGCTTTTATCCTCGAATCTCAGGTTCcgtaattttctaaattaatggGCATTTGAGGTAGAACAGGAACCTTTATAGTTGGAACCAGCCAGGAGACGAAAAACAAGGATTCGGCCGAAGACCAGAATATATCATTCACTGCTGAAGTACCATAGACGAAAAACAAGGATCTGGAGGGTATAATTAACTTGTAGGGCAATATATGGATGGACTAAAAATGGAATGGACCTTACCTTTCCCTATCATTCCCCATAATCTAGGGAGTCACACTGGTGCATGTCATTGTCTACTTATATATTAGCTCATTAGTAGATTGTTTCTCACTTCTAATGCAGGGAAGCCATGGGGAAAATTCTGGCACGAGGACATAGTCGTGTACCTGTCTATTCTGGAAATCCAAAAAACATTATTGGTCTCTTACTGGTTGGTTCAATAACCCAAACCAATTTCAAGTTTCGTATGTTGTTTGTTTGCTGTTAATTATAGGTACTGATTTTGAATTGGCTATCCTTTTACCTTCTTTATTTATGATGTTTCTCTAATATTTAGGTGAAAAGTCTTCTAACAGTTCGAGCAGAAACTGAGACTCCAGTCAGTGCTGTTTCCATCCGGAGAATGCCTAGGTGTgccttcttttatttttcctggCCAATATCTTGTTTGTCTTTTATCTAAGCAAATCTATGAGTTCTAATGTATGAACATCCAGGGTTCCTGGAGATATGCCTCTGTATGATATCCTTAATGAGTTTCAAAAGGGAAGCAGTCATATGGCTGCCGTAGTTAAGGTTAAAGAAACAAGTAAAAATTCTCATCCTAGCAGTGATGAAAAgaaatttgaggaaaacaaagTCTTCTGTGGAGATTCTCAATTAAAGACTCCCTTGCTGGCCAAGAATGATGGTGTTACTGATGTATCAGATAATGTTAAAATCAATATTGAGAAAACTTTGAAGTCTGACATAGATAAACAAACCTCAACACAAACTCATGCTTCTGAGAAAAACTTGCATTGTTTTTCAGAGGATATTGAAGATGGAGAAGTCATTGGTATCATCACCCTTGAGGATGTTTTTGAAGAACTTCTGCAAGTAAGCTCTGCTTCCACCTCTTAGATCTGGAACTGTCTGTTTATTTGTTCAACCTTTGGCTTGGTTGACATCCCCCTCATTGAAATTAGCCAGTGGAAAATTTATTTTGCCCTCATTTATTAATGATCTTCTGATCAACATTTGATTGCAGGAGGAAATTGTGGATGAGACTGATGTGTATGTTGACGTTCACAAAAGGTATTAGGGCATATAATTTTCCTggcttattattttatttttttaagaaaatgcaATTACTTTATAAGAAATTGGAATATGGTTTACCTTTTCAGGATTCGCGTGGCAGCAGCAGCTGCTGCTTCATCAGTTGCACGAGCTCCATCAAATCGGAGGTTGATTGGGCAAAAGTCTGGTGTAAGTAACACCATTAATTCTTTTCATGTCATATTTATCTCATCCAAGAAATTTGCATGTCTTGGAGATGATTGTTTCGAAGTTTGACCAATTACTTTCAATAATAGACACTTCCTAACCAAGATAAAAATCTGCAGacacaataaaaaaacttataCATTTCCTAGAAATCTATATTTTATGTCTAGATCCTGAGTTTTAGTGTTGTAAGCTGATTTGTATTTGTTCAGGCGGGCCATGGTCAGCTACGGAAAAATCCAAAGAAGTCTGTGGAGGATGACTTCCATTCAACAAATTGTGTGGACAAACAAATGGAGGGTCCTCTAGGAAACGAGAGATAACCTTTTGTTCCAGGCTGTGAGTAGATGAAGTATTGTGAAGAGAATCATGTGCATGGTTGTAGCTGTTAGTTTAGTTCTATCTGTCCTTTGACTTTTTAGATTTTGTCACTGTTGTGGATAACTATTGCCACTCCGCTGTCCACCACCTCACCAGCCTTGGTAGAGATGTACACAGCGGATGGTCTGGGGGCAGGACAGGCAGGGCCTTTTTAGCTTGGAAAATTGTTGATTAATGAGATTGAAGAATGAGTTTGtcctttcatttcttttgtGGTTGTTATGCAAATACTAGGACTCTAATCTCTCTTATGAATTCTTCTTGTACAGTGCATTTTACCTGATTGTttataactataaaattaataaacaatcaaTTAGTTTTACATTCCTTATGAAATTACCTTCCATGAACCAAATTCCAGTAACTCATGtttctcaaaaaaaataataataataaattgtttcaaaaaaggggaaaacaagattatttataaataattcacaaaaaaaaatatatttaaaaatagtgAGATTACTTAGTAAAATTTCACTTCCCAACATGAGATTTTGGAAGTGATAAAGTTGATTCATAAAGTTTTCCctttcagtgtaaaatttttgaaatgggttaaaatttatttatagtggaggaagaaaattgtaaattcctaatataatttaaaaaatctgtGTTTGGCAAAGGACAATTTCTTAtccaaattttagctcaatctcaaaaagatatttatgacaattcaaaaatctaaatatatacttatggagtaattttttttaaaattttctattagagacaAGGATAAAATAGTCTTTCACTATTaaatcctaaaccctaaaaaactatatcattttacctttacaatttgaaaaactaataatttttcctctagagttaagttttaaaaacttacaattttccttttaaggtttgaaaattttttccaaTCAACAAAACCAGTGAGTTGTCGATGGTCAAAACTTTAGGAGGATGGCATTTGGACGTCAAAGTGTCATCCATCATCCATCATCCAAACGCCAAAGGACAATGCTTTGTCATCTAGACGGGTCATTATCTCCTGATCGATAACACTTCTGGACAACAAAACATTATTGATCTAAACGACGCTTAGTTGAGTAGCGTCGTCCATTTGGACGACGGAGAAAGGTCATCCTTCAGTGTCTATATGACGGACGACGCTTCATAGTCTAGACGCAGTCCTTTTGGAGTTTCAACCATCGATGACTTGCCGAATTTGttggttgaaaaaaattttcaaaccctatgagggaaatgataattttttaaaacttaattttatgagagaaattgttagtttttcaaattgttgtgataaaatgatatagtattttagggtttagtgataaaatgacaattttacttttgtctctagtaaaaaattttaacagaaattagctTACAGtaggatatttgagtttttgaactgTCGTAAATGtctttttgagattgaattaaaacttgggtggaaaattacCCTTTCCCATCTATATTTTAACAACTCCACCAACTcattaaagataaataagattatttttattttttcaacacAATTTAATTTCCATCAAATGTTTTCTTTAgagaaacataattttttttaaattaattgttggGAACAATCATgccaaaaataaattctatgaaATATAGTAACAAGTAAATTTGCGTATCCAAAGTAGTGTTTCAATGAAGCCCTTTTGAATACGACATGAGGTATTGACATTACTCATTTCCATGACCTAATTTGCCCCACGTGTTGTATTCCTTTGGGAGACTTGATTTTTGTACTTTGGTTTCTATGTATGGAGTTTATATAAGAAGAGTTTTTCTTCTGTTAAAAGCAAAATGTTGTATCTACAATTTGGGGAGGCAATTTGGACTATGAATAAGAATCCAACTGCCAATAACCCCCTTCACTAACTGCCCTTggcaattaaaaaataaattaggtcGGGCCGACCTGTCATGGGTGGACTCAAACCGAATATctctcactcacacatgatgaaAAACCTGAACTAAAATACTTAGCTGTAGAAATCTCATATAGCAGtatgtttcatacttgcaaatgtgtcgtgtGACCTCGCAAACAACTTGTACTttggagctaaatactatgcatctgttagaaATAGTATGGTCACTTCAatccgaataaaacaaaataaagtgtTAGGCTCACAGTACCTTAGACTTACTCAATAaaactagctccctttaatcacTCATTTGTTGTTGTGTTATTTCCTATGTATCCGTGATCAAGTCCATTCtctcatatgagtgacatgatcggttGGCCAATGGACACATATGACATATAAATCTTTCTCTTATacttaaaattctttatttaaacttggttgtttttctagtcatattTCATAGACCGAATCGTTTGTggtcataggttccaagctaagatagcaacactaagagtaaatatcaaacaacagtaaaaagtcaaagggtaccaacattaggtaatcctcataaagtctcacacaatgAAAGAGTAAGGATTCATTCTTTCACTACTTTAAgtggtcgtcttacttatgcacacatggtttgaatcatgtgctacaatgtgtatttttttcaaatatcattcacaacactgtacatATCTTATAGTTCAGTCGCTACACCCAACGCCTAGCCTGAGTTCTTAATTATCTTCATACTTGCAAGTATTTTAtccatattaagaactcacatctgacattcacaagttatttggacatgGAAGATCTAAAtcagtcattttcaaatgtgtCTTTTCATGACCTTATCTTGATCGATTATCAAGATGATATTTAtcttcaataaatcttttcttgagaaatttgtctgtTATTGACATACTCTCTCAGCATCACATTTCTctagaataatgtctcatctttgcttgCTCTCTCAAGGCCAAAGACGATTGCTTATGCaagtgagtcaatctctaacttaCATGATATTACAATCCTattgagctaaaaacgatgtgtatgcaATGAAAACTCAAGAATTTCAAGATGCAAGTTCAAAcataaactaaacttgaattcatggttttcgataTTTTGTCactaatacaatatataagtttaaCAACTTATCAATTGCAGTCTACACAATCTAAGCGATTTAACATATgtaagatatacttttcttcgAACAATCtcagtcaaaggatcagtgattatacaatatataaaattatattgtacacttatttcatttttgaaaatggAGTCTCTTACAATattgtgtctagtgtcgatatgtttggttatcctATAACATTTaggatcttttatttcaatagaCAACTATTAATTCGACAATATCGTCTTGTTtactcaaattcataaaaaatcttCTTAACAAAATAGTTTCTTGTACAATCACTAAATAAGCTATATATTCAGCCTCCATTGTGGATAAGACTATACATCTCTGTTTTTTATTGCTCCAAGATATGGGTTTTTTTGaagtaagaaaacatagctTGAATGTAATTTGCATTGGTCTAAATTACTTCCCAAACtagcatctcaatagccaatcaaacacaaaatcgatccttaatcacataatcaataatCCATAAAgcctttaaaatatcaatattctacAGACAacctttcagtgctctttttaatattaactcaTATCGATTAACCAGCTTAATAACAAAACAAATGTCTAGGCATGTACACATCAAAACTTACATAATATATCCGAtgacatctgaataggtaactTTTGATATTTCTCtacttctatcttaagttttgggacatatctctcaACTCAGTAATTCATCATTTAACACAAAATTATCAACAGATTTACAGTTTACCATTTTGGATTAATTTGTAATATGTAATCTGCTTTTTCACATCCTATAGGTCAAAAGTATGGACAACCATTCTTTGATGatcatcacttacttcaaatcatttctagctattcATACATCATCACAtatattgatagaattacaaatttatcatcaaactTCATCAAATAGACATggtggtcttgattaatcattttaaagtcataagggattaacacttatgaaatttcaagtatcagtatctagatgacagttttaggtcatttaatgttcttgaagcttgcacactctaCGTTTTAGACCTATAATAACAAGATTTATATCTTGtttcatgtagatttctttgtcaagttctcctagaaagttgtcttgacattcatctgatgtaattttaaattcaaatgtgttactatagctagaattaaatatattgaagtaaatcttataaataacgAAAAATCCTTCTACATAATCTATACCTACTCATTAGGTATAACTTTTTACAATAAAATGgtattatatctttttattaagtCATCTGTCTTACGATTGATTTGGGGTGAACCTAATGGGTTTTCAATCTGGTGGTGAGTCAACCAAAACCCAGAATTAGATTGTTTTCTAtgtatttcatcttttctttgaattcatctCACAATTTTTCCTTATCCAAAgatgagacaactttttttacgattttaggttctttatcatcttaGGGAATGGTTATGAAAatcttgttttcaatttaaacgtCACTAGAGTACTTTCGAACGTCCACTCctatgcaattgagaattaacgCTCCCACTATCTGAAATATATTAAAGCgtaatctcaatgctcccagTAGATTGAGATGAACAAAGTAAGCAATTAAGGATCATTGAtcccactatccaaaatagattaGAGCTTAATTACATTTGCTCCTACTATCTAAAATAAGTGTAGGTATTATCTCTcaagactcaactaatggtcgctAAGATGTACCTATGcttatttttctctcatctCTTCAAATGAAACctttatcaacatcatccttGTTAAGAATATCTTTTATGAATGTAgcatcttataatataatttcagTTAATCTTTCAATGGAATCCTCCCTCATGAACACATACCTTTTGGAATGCTCAACATATATgatacttttctttcttctcgATCCTAGTTTTACAAACTCATGTGAAAAGCCATGGATAAACATTGCTAATcactaaggttgcaatcaattaacttaggTTTTCTACCTGACTATAACTCATAGGGAATGGAAGCAACTATTTAATAGGCACTCGGTTAAGTACATAATAACAATCAACGTTATATCATCACTAAGGGATGTTGATGTTCTTGCTTACATTATCATtgacctaaccatttctaatagagttcaattacttttCTTCACTACACCAGTTTGTTGTGAAGTACTTGGAATTATTAGTTGTCatactattattttttcattacttaGTTTCTCCAACTTTTTGAACAAGTATTCACGACTTtggtgagtttttaaaactcttattcattttgtttaattgaatctcaaccttaattatatataatgtctAAACAATCAACTACTTCTAACTCATAAACGATTAAGTAGACAAGACCGAATGAAACATTGTCATTAAcataagtaatgaaatataagatacCTTCTCAAGCTTTACACCCATAGGAAAAAATAtacctaaatatataaattgcaaaagaaGTCAAACTCTTATAGTTTAGTCGAATgtttttctagaagtttttccaACTAGATAATGCTCACAAATAGACGGTTCTATTTAtatgaaagttcctaataaactttcataggccaatttattcaactaaTCTTGGATAACATACCTTAATataacatgtcatatatttgcattcacgtccatacatataggagaagtaaataatgaaaaatttaacataatcaaaatgtaaggtgacaaacaccatataaccattcaaccaataaaccaaatttaTGAAAGTCAAATCTATAACACTTTGATAAAACActcaaagaaattcaaattatatcctagtttaaaaagaacaagtactttgatcaagatttgttgaatatttagaGTATATCGAATTTCATGTAGGTATGGAATTCGACCACCTCGTAAAACTCATTTTCTCGTGTCCATTCCTCTTATTACAACCCTTGTATTGTTGCCTACATACATCAAATTCACCTTCTTCAGAATTTGACAAAAGTCTtctaaaaatcttatattatgaGTTACTTGCTCAATGGCTTCTGAGTCCATAATCTATGTAGAATAATACTttgttaatatcatagtactaaaaaataaagttttgttaatttatatagaatgagacaatatcattttcattcaaaacaACCATCATTTcctaagatgttatggttaactagatcacagagatATATATCAGACGTAACTCAATCAATGCAATTAAATACACATTAATTGttgtaattatgtattaaaatttaaaatatctcacataagatatagaatcgaaagttcactatgtttcCAATCATCTTCCGTGACACAAAtgcttaacattttaaaattcaatctaattgagccaatataaattttatatgagaatttaattaaattttaccaatatcagaattcccacatttaacaaatatataatacaacaaatgcatcatttaCTATGAGCAAGACCATTTCATCAACTCGTATCGTTTCAGAGTCgctttatctatgataaagtctctatgaaATTTGTGTTAAGTCAAATACCTcacatttcattaatttgggaataacatCAAAATGATGGATCTTCTCTCGTATATTACTAAACGTCGCTCTTTAACAAGttgtaatgaatccactcagtctcaaaagtttcaaattcttgtcctgAACAAGATCATTGATTATGGGGCacatattcatgcatgaatatTATTAGACTATATACTATCtattttccaattaagagagttcaacaaattataaattgtcTTAACATGTAATGTGccctagtcaacaaacttgcatgaattagaaatatGTATTTTGAAACACCAATATGCGTTTTTGAGAGTTGAAATGAGGTGTTACATGTCTTTATGCATCGTAGGACCCATGCAATACATTCCAAGTACATATCTGAGCATCACATAGTTGCTAAGATTTGGAAATGGTTTCACGCGCCAAAACGTGTTGGGAAGAGGTGATCACATGACAAAACGTGCCAAAACATGGTCCTACAACATTCATGTGTCAAGTCGATGTTGTACGTGTTTCCATACACCATAATAGAGTTTACATGCGCCTTCACGAGCCAAGAATGAGCCAAATGAGCTGCCACGCTTTGGGGAAAGACTGTCACACATGTACATGCACCGATCATCATGCGCTCACATGCACCAGTCAACGGTGATGGTCAACCTTTGATGATTGACCAGTCAACTACCCTAGGTGGGTATTGACCTGTTTGAGTGGAACTTGGTTGACTCAATGGGTTGACCTGTTGACCGATAGGTTTTGACCAACAGATCAGGTAACAGGGTTTTACCAACCCAATTTTGACCTGGCTCTGCACAATGAACCCTAGAATTTTATCTGTTTAATTGGATTTTCTGACGATGACACCATAGGGCTTTTGTGGCCCATTTATCGGACATTCTTTTGGACCAATGACAACCTCCAATGTTGTCGGATTCTAGTGAAACAATGGCTTGAACGACACTGCATGGGTCAATTCAGACTGGATTCGCTGCGTTTTTCAATTCAATACATGCAATACAATTTCTAACAACAATCTAATATGTTTCCCGTCACTAgattcatgcaattttggccaaatttaaTTCGTGCCCAAAATctgaatttaaacataatttaatctTTAGATCATCATTTAGATTCTAATTTCATACAGAATACGCAATACAATTCAcagaaaatataacatatacGTAACCTACactttgataccaatgttgggaaCAATTatgccaaaaataaattttgtgaaatacAGTAACCAGTAAATTTGCATACCCAGATTCGTGTTTCGATGAAACCCCTTCAAATAGGGCCCGAAGTGTTGACGTTAGTCATTTCCACAACCCAATTTACCTTACGTATTGCATTTCTTTGGGAGACTTGATTTATGTACTTTGAATTTTGTGTGTGGAGTTTATATAAGAagagtttttcttttgttaaaagCAAAATGGTGTATCTTCAATTTGGGGAGgcagtttgaattttaaataagaatcCATCTACCAATAAACTTCTTCACTAACTGCCCTTAacagttaaaaaataaactaaatcgGATCGATCCGTTATGAGTAAACCCTAACCCACTACTAATAATTagtaagtttaaattaataattgaatctaaaaagtcttacattattgaatttgagttcGTCTCATCCTATCAAATTAGagtttaacttttaatttgttaaacttaaatttaggTTTGAATTCGCTCTTTCTGAGCTAAACTAAACTGGAACAGGTTTGCACTAGAGCTCGGTTAGAGTTAATCCACTACCGAAACGCATCAGTTTCTTTAGGCATGGATTTAaggtgaaaaaaataatgaagtttCAGATAGAAGCAACTGAGTTCCGTCGAAATGACCTAAAATTGGACATTTTCCCGTTCATACCAAGTCTAATCTGTGACGTCAACCTCAAACGAAGTTTCCAGTAAAGTATGGATCAAGAGTTAAAGTTCATTTGATCCTCAAGGTTTACTCGTAATAAATGAAGTTTAagtaaaatccaaaaataacaTTAAGGTACTTGTTAATGAATGATTAATACTGGTAAACACTTTCTGAGGAAAACATTCTAAATTTTCCGGACAATAAactatatttatacaattttttatatataaataatatatttttatataattagataattttaaattaaaaataaaataattttaaataatatattatttatatattcaaattatatataaaaaatatatatacgtaaatttttttttaagaccaCTAgactttaaaattaacataattatttaaaaaatttatgatccataaatttgttaaaattttaaacaattctATTAAtggtaaaaagtaaaattaagttgtcttaacctttaaaattacaaacaaacaaaatatatatataatatccatatgttgaaaaatttttttctcttaaaaatatatcaaatggTTTACCTGAAGGGGGCccgattaaaaataatatattaggggTAATTTagacttttgaaaattttttccaaaaaattcTACCTGAACAGAAAAAGGACTTgagttaatttcaaattatattgcGTTCAATCCAACATCATGAACCAAGTGGAATTTAACTCTGATTTGCAAGGCCTTAATCTCTGCCATGCAATCCACATGGACAAATCGACGGACGTCAACCCTACCGACTTCTTAAAAGACGAAAATACCCATGCAAAACCAAGTTATTACACTTATATTCAGTTTCTTAGCTGCGTAGGTCTCCTCCTAAGTCGTAACAGCTGCGTTGTTTctgtttattatttaatttcccaaaaCGATTCACACTTCGATCACCGCTGCTCTCCCCTCagcttctttctctctctccagTCTCTCTTCGTTTTTCTTGGAAACAAACAGGCACAGGATTTTCCGTCTCATCTTTCACTCTTCCTTCCCTCTCGTTGTTTTTTTTCACTCGATTTGCATTGCATATGTCTATGCTTTATTAGCTTTGCCGCTGTTTGGTTACCTAGAAAACGCTctgtaaagaaaagaaaatcggTAACCTGATTTTCCCGGCTCATGAGCGGGGAGTTTTCACTGTTTTGTTTCATTTAGTGTGatcttatgtaattttttttaaaaatttttagcgTCGAATTTAACGGTTCGTTTTCCTGTTCGTTTCCCAactgtttttttataattggaatTTGTGAGAATCTAAGGATTTCTAATAATAACATCTAATTTTTCCTGTGTATTTTATTccaaatatatgattaattaaaaaccctaattttttaattttcttgttcgAATATGATTTTAATAGGTTTATTGTTTTTCCCTTTGGTTTTTACTTCCAACATATTACATGATCTTTCTTGGATTTCATTATATGTGTATTGTAAGGTTTCACTGTTGTTCATTTGCTTCAattgttttattgtattttctttgATTCTTTGGTTTATTAGGATCTTATAATTAGGacataattaatttcttttgctTGTTTGTTGATTATTAATATCTATACGTTTctatactttattttttctaattatctttattttttcagaTAAACAGCTATTGATATGGGTTTCAATACGGTGCTTCGTTTCTTAAGTGAGATATTTCCTCAGGTATAAATTAGCATTACAGTTTGTAAACTTATATGTTCCTTGAATTAGCTTATATGATATCgaagatttttatttatgttataattcCATAAttctgaagaatttttattGGTGTCATAATGAGGTCTTATTTTAGGGATGTATAACTTCTATTTAGCTTGAAAAAGTGTTTCCTGTTGGGCATTTGAAGACCCTTCTCGCATATATGTCTAAATCTAGCAACTTTACTTATTAGAGTCTAGTGACCTTCAAAATGTGTTTTATTCACTTATGAGTGAATTTCTTGTATTATTGCCTTGTTGTATAATTGTACAACTGAGTGTGTTTTTCTGCTTATCACTTGTATTACTACCTTGTTGTATTATTGTAAACCTTATTAAGGATACATGTATTCATTATTATGTATGAAATAATTGAACTCTATGAATATTATCTCTTGCACTAAAATTATCTGTGGGAAGCCATTGTATTAAAAACAACTAATCTTGTGTAAATGGCATTTCCAAATTCAAGCCTGATCCTTCAATtcatatttctaattaaaaaatcttatttctaTCTGCCTAGGTTGATGCACGCATATTGAAGGCTGTTGCTATTGAGCACAGCAAAGATGCTGATGCAGCAGCAAATGCTGTTCTCACAGAGATTCTACCTTATTTGACAACACAATCAGTGACCTCTAGTTCTCCTTCTGAGAGTCAGATTATTTCAAGTTATCACTCCAAGGACCAGACGGATCCTTTTGTTTCTAGTACCCCCACCAAGGAACAAAGAATTAGAGATATTTCGTATGGTGATGGAGGTAATGCTGCATTGATTAAACCTTATATAGTTTAAATTCCAACACCAGATTCCAAATTTAGTTAGTTTGTGGTATATGTttgcttctttattttttcaccataattttcaatttgaaggCTTTTTAatccctttctttttcttttaatgttggTAACAACAGTTGTTCACTTTGTTTATATTTCTGTCCTTCTACTTATTTG from Mangifera indica cultivar Alphonso chromosome 8, CATAS_Mindica_2.1, whole genome shotgun sequence includes:
- the LOC123222486 gene encoding DUF21 domain-containing protein At4g14240-like isoform X2, whose translation is MIHMNDIVFEPDDIKFPTPWWFLYAGVSCLLVLFAGIMSGLTLGLMSLGQVDLEILQRSGSSIEKKQAAAILPVVHKQHQLLVTLLLCNACAMEVIPQAICSRYGLSVGANFVWLVRILMIICYPIAYPIGKILDAVLGHNNVLFRRAQLKALVSIHAQEAGKGGELSHDETTIISGALDLTEKTAAQAMTPIESTFSLDVNSKLNWEAMGKILARGHSRVPVYSGNPKNIIGLLLVKSLLTVRAETETPVSAVSIRRMPRVPGDMPLYDILNEFQKGSSHMAAVVKVKETSKNSHPSSDEKKFEENKVFCGDSQLKTPLLAKNDGVTDVSDNVKINIEKTLKSDIDKQTSTQTHASEKNLHCFSEDIEDGEVIGIITLEDVFEELLQEEIVDETDVYVDVHKRIRVAAAAAASSVARAPSNRRLIGQKSGAGHGQLRKNPKKSVEDDFHSTNCVDKQMEGPLGNER
- the LOC123222486 gene encoding DUF21 domain-containing protein At4g14240-like isoform X1; translation: MIHMNDIVFEPDDIKFPTPWWFLYAGVSCLLVLFAGIMSGLTLGLMSLGQVDLEILQRSGSSIEKKQAAAILPVVHKQHQLLVTLLLCNACAMEALPIYLDKIFHPFVAVILSVTFVLAFGEVIPQAICSRYGLSVGANFVWLVRILMIICYPIAYPIGKILDAVLGHNNVLFRRAQLKALVSIHAQEAGKGGELSHDETTIISGALDLTEKTAAQAMTPIESTFSLDVNSKLNWEAMGKILARGHSRVPVYSGNPKNIIGLLLVKSLLTVRAETETPVSAVSIRRMPRVPGDMPLYDILNEFQKGSSHMAAVVKVKETSKNSHPSSDEKKFEENKVFCGDSQLKTPLLAKNDGVTDVSDNVKINIEKTLKSDIDKQTSTQTHASEKNLHCFSEDIEDGEVIGIITLEDVFEELLQEEIVDETDVYVDVHKRIRVAAAAAASSVARAPSNRRLIGQKSGAGHGQLRKNPKKSVEDDFHSTNCVDKQMEGPLGNER